Proteins found in one Oncorhynchus mykiss isolate Arlee chromosome 17, USDA_OmykA_1.1, whole genome shotgun sequence genomic segment:
- the cenps gene encoding centromere protein S, which yields MLSTTSCLANVNCREKMPTAMDEEERKLQRLKAAVHYTVGRLCQSIGEDHQKEFSRQVIAAIAETTFRQCDIFAKDLEAFARHAKRSTVSVEDVKLTARRSTALANFIQRKSEEIASANQEQRDTRKKIAGKRKNTEMV from the exons ATGCTATCCACTACTAGCTGCCTAGCTAACGTGAACTGTCGGGAGAAAATGCCAACAGCAATGGACGAGGAGGAAAGAAAACTTCAG AGACTGAAAGCAGCAGTCCACTATACAGTGGGAAGACTGTGTCAAAGCATTGGTGAGGATCATCAGAAGGAATTCAGTCGACAGGTTATAGCAGCAATAGCTGAAACGACGTTCAGGCAATGTG atatttttgcaaaggACTTGGAGGCCTTCGCAAG GCATGCCAAAAGAAGCACAGTATCTGTAGAGGATGTGAAGCTTACAGCTCGTCGAAGTACAGCACTG GCTAACTTCATACAAAGGAAGAGTGAAGAGATTGCCAGCGCCAACCAGGAGCAGAGAGACACAAGGAAGAAGATTGCAGGGAAGAGGAAGAATACAGAGATGGTGTAG
- the LOC110494662 gene encoding TAR DNA-binding protein 43 codes for MAEVYIRVAEEENEEPMEIPSEDDGTVLLSTVAAQFPGACGLRFRSPVSQCMRGVRLVEGILHAPENGWGNLVYVVNYPKDNKRKMDEIDASSAVKMKRGDMKTSDLIVLGLPWKTSEQDLKDYFSTFGEVIMVQVKRDVKTGNSKGFGFVRFTEYETQDKVISQRHMIDGRWCDCKLPNSKQGPDEPMRSRKVFVGRCTEDISADELRQFFMQYGEVTDVFIPKPFRAFAFVSFADDQVASSLCGEDLIIKGVSVHISNAEPKHGSRQMMERAGRFGNGFGAQGFGSNRTGLGSSAGSNMANFGNFSLNPAMMAAAQAALQSSWGMMGMLASQQGQTATSGTTSTGQTSSTRDQSQAYSTGNSNYGTSSASLGWGTGSNSTTSGSGFSSGGFGSSMESKSSGWGM; via the exons ATGGCAGAGGTGTACATTCGCGTGGCCGAAGAAGAGAATGAGGAGCCCATGGAGATCCCATCCGAGGATGATGGCACAGTGTTGCTTTCTACTGTGGCAGCTCAGTTTCCAGGGGCCTGCGGCCTACGATTCAGGAGTCCAGTTTCGCAGTGCATGCGAGGGGTCCGTTTGGTGGAAGGGATTCTTCATGCACCTGAAAACGGCTGGGGCAATTTGGTCTATGTTGTCAATTATCCCAAAG ACAACAAAAGGAAAATGGACGAGATTGATGCCTCCTCGGCTGTAAAGATGAAGAGGGGTGACATGAAGACTTCAGACCTGATTGTACTGGGATTGCCATGGAAAACATCTGAACAGGACCTGAAAGATTACTTCAGCACCTTCGGGGAAGTCATCATGGTACAG GTGAAACGAGATGTGAAGACTGGAAACTCAAAGGGATTTGGCTTTGTGAGGTTTACTGAGTATGAAACTCAAGATAAAGTGATCTCTCAACGCCACATGATTGATGGAAGATGGTGTGACTGCAAACTCCCCAACTCTAAG CAAGGTCCAGATGAGCCCATGAGAAGCAGGAAAGTGTTTGTAGGCCGTTGCACTGAAGACATTTCCGCTGATGAGCTGCGCCAGTTCTTCATGCAGTATGGCGAGGTCACTGATGTCTTCATCCCCAAGCCCTTTCGTGCCTTTGCCTTCGTCAGCTTTGCTGATGACCAG GTTGCCAGTTCCCTATGTGGAGAGGACCTGATTATTAAGGGGGTCAGCGTGCACATCTCAAACGCTGAGCCAAAGCACGGCAGTAGGCAGATGATGGAGCGAGCAGGGCGGTTTGGAAATGGGTTTGGGGCTCAAGGCTTTGGTAGTAACCGCACAGGGTTAGGGAGCAGTGCTGGGAGTAATATGGCTAATTTTGGCAACTTTAGTCTGAACCCTGCCATGATGGCTGCTGCTCAAGCTGCCCTGCAGAGCAGTTGGGGAATGATGGGTATGTTGGCTAGTCAACAAGGGCAGACTGCCACCTCGGGCACCACCTCTACTGGGCAGACTAGCTCCACCAGGGATCAGAGCCAGGCCTACAGCACAGGCAACAGTAACTACGGCACCAGCTCAGCCAGTCTAGGTTGGGGTACCGGTTCTAATTCAACAACCAGTGGTAGTGGGTTTAGCTCAGGAGGATTTGGCTCCAGTATGGAGTCCAAGTCTTCAGGGTGGGGTATGTAA